The proteins below are encoded in one region of Lactuca sativa cultivar Salinas chromosome 3, Lsat_Salinas_v11, whole genome shotgun sequence:
- the LOC111886159 gene encoding uncharacterized protein LOC111886159, which yields MTGGVGVIQTLNPSAFPPPTATTPPTITRIKALKPLNAISAETKEIRVCTNKPCRRQGSTEALQVLSGINPPNITVKSCGCLGKCGAGPNLVVLPGPTYVNHCATAARAADIMAIVAGHDSGDWKTSLEALSMRKRAEIEIENGDFATAEILLSEAINLNPIGGLHYIYKDRSIARLGMNKAIDALADAIETSTLAPKYHEAYMCKGDALMAMEQFEEAGDSYSMALELDPSIRTSKPFKARIAKLQEKLTIANC from the exons ATGACTGGTGGCGTGGGCGTTATCCAAACCCTCAATCCCTCCGCATTTCCACCACCTACCGCCACCACTCCACCTACAATTACTAGAATCAAAGCACTCAAACCGCTCAACGCCATATCAGCAGAGACCAAAGAGATCAGGGTGTGCACAAACAAACCTTGCCGGCGACAAGGATCAACGGAGGCCCTCCAAGTCCTCTCAGGCATCAATCCACCCAATATCACCGTCAAGTCCTGCGGTTGTTTGGGTAAATGCGGCGCTGGACCCAACCTCGTAGTCCTACCGGGCCCGACTTATGTGAATCACTGCGCCACTGCTGCTCGTGCTGCTGATATCATGGCAATTGTAGCAGGTCACGATTCGGGGGATTGGAAGACGAGTCTGGAGGCGCTTTCCATGAGGAAAAGAGCTGAGATTGAGATTGAGAATGGTGATTTCGCCACGGCTGAGATTTTGTTATCTGAG GCAATCAATCTGAATCCAATTGGTGGACTTCACTACATATATAAAGACAG GTCTATTGCAAGATTGGGAATGAACAAGGCGATTGATGCTCTTGCAGATGCCATAGAAACTTCTACTCTTGCTCCCAAATATCATGAG GCATACATGTGTAAGGGTGATGCTTTAATGGCTATGGAACAATTTGAGGAAGCCGGGGATTCTTATTCAATGGCTTTAGAGTTGGATCCTTCTATCCGTACTTCCAAACCTTTTAAG GCTCGGATTGCGAAGCTTCAAGAGAAATTAACTATTGCAAATTGTTAA